Proteins encoded together in one Micromonospora auratinigra window:
- a CDS encoding epoxide hydrolase family protein: protein MTFSPFRIDVSDEVLDDLRARLLRTRFTGRSDDQPWRAGTDPDYLRQLVSYWIDGFDWRAREAELNTLSHYQARIGGRRIHFLHVPGIRPADAPAPLPLILSHGWPSSFVEMLPLVDRLTNPAQYGGDPADAFDVVVPSLPGFVYSELPDGPLTRAAIAQTLHLLMTDVLGYRRYGAFGGDIGGVVTSWLGTLYTEQVAGIHMIHPPFPASFDSRPLSPAEQAYLDADAAYDQTDGGYSAIMGTRPDTIAASLVDSPAGLAAWMIDKYRDWSDNHGDLESRFDRDTLLTTITLYWASGAIGSSFRQYYDFDHNSPRPDITVPAGFTVSTEPSYANYPREIAERACTDIRHWSEPGRGGHFMPLEEPDLLAGELRQFFTSLRPS, encoded by the coding sequence ATGACCTTCTCCCCCTTCCGTATCGACGTATCGGACGAGGTACTCGACGACCTGCGGGCCCGACTGCTCCGTACCCGCTTCACCGGCCGCAGCGACGACCAGCCATGGCGGGCCGGCACCGACCCGGACTACCTGCGGCAGCTGGTGTCCTACTGGATCGACGGTTTCGACTGGCGTGCTCGGGAAGCCGAACTCAACACGCTGTCGCACTACCAGGCCCGGATCGGCGGTCGGCGGATCCACTTCCTTCACGTCCCGGGGATACGTCCGGCCGACGCACCCGCACCGCTGCCGCTCATCTTGAGCCATGGCTGGCCCAGCAGCTTCGTGGAAATGCTGCCGCTGGTCGATCGCCTGACCAACCCCGCCCAGTACGGAGGCGACCCCGCCGACGCATTCGACGTGGTGGTGCCTTCCCTGCCCGGATTCGTCTACTCGGAGTTGCCGGACGGCCCGCTCACTCGCGCCGCGATTGCGCAGACCCTGCACCTGCTGATGACCGACGTCCTCGGCTACCGACGCTACGGCGCCTTCGGTGGCGACATCGGCGGCGTGGTCACCAGTTGGCTGGGCACCCTGTACACCGAGCAGGTGGCCGGCATTCACATGATCCACCCGCCGTTCCCGGCCAGCTTCGACTCCCGTCCACTGTCCCCCGCCGAGCAGGCGTACCTCGATGCGGACGCGGCCTACGACCAGACCGACGGCGGCTACAGCGCCATCATGGGCACCCGGCCGGACACCATCGCCGCCTCGTTGGTCGACTCCCCGGCCGGGCTGGCCGCCTGGATGATCGACAAGTACCGGGACTGGAGCGACAACCACGGCGACCTGGAAAGCCGCTTCGACCGGGACACCCTGCTGACAACGATCACCCTCTACTGGGCGAGCGGCGCCATCGGCTCCTCGTTCCGCCAGTACTACGACTTCGACCACAACAGCCCACGGCCCGACATCACCGTGCCCGCGGGGTTCACGGTGAGCACAGAACCCTCGTACGCCAACTACCCTCGCGAGATCGCCGAACGCGCCTGCACCGACATCCGGCACTGGAGCGAACCAGGTAGGGGCGGACACTTCATGCCCTTGGAGGAACCGGACCTGCTCGCCGGCGAACTGAGGCAGTTCTTCACGTCGCTCCGCCCGTCCTGA
- a CDS encoding phosphotransferase enzyme family protein, which translates to MIDDGQLRACLATQWGLADATVQVHNGGMNSATWFVSEGGERWVAKAVAPGSRRSFIGGLEVAAHVQAAGVPAGTPVVTRHGSLVADVEGVPLGLLTWVAGSELLGARPDEQRLIGVTLARVHSALRSVTVAEADRFHWVDAQAAHLAVRSWVRPAVAAALAGYEALGVGSMSWGLLHTDPAPEAFRLDRETGACGLIDWSVAMSGPLLYDLASAVMYVGGLDNADHLVEAYLEGRTMTSAEVEHGLPALLRFRWAVQADYFARRLVADDLTGITSAADNDVGLENARRWLGRSAAGDQSSRS; encoded by the coding sequence GTGATCGATGACGGGCAGCTACGCGCGTGTCTCGCGACCCAGTGGGGACTGGCGGACGCGACGGTTCAGGTGCACAACGGCGGCATGAACTCCGCGACGTGGTTCGTCTCCGAGGGCGGTGAGCGGTGGGTGGCCAAGGCAGTTGCGCCGGGATCGCGCCGCTCCTTCATCGGCGGCCTCGAGGTCGCGGCTCACGTCCAGGCGGCAGGCGTACCGGCGGGTACCCCGGTGGTGACTAGGCACGGAAGCCTCGTCGCCGATGTCGAGGGAGTGCCGCTCGGGTTGTTGACCTGGGTCGCAGGCAGTGAGCTGCTCGGCGCGAGACCGGATGAGCAACGGCTGATCGGGGTAACCCTGGCGCGGGTGCACTCGGCCCTCAGAAGCGTGACGGTCGCGGAGGCCGACCGGTTCCACTGGGTCGACGCGCAGGCAGCACATCTGGCAGTTCGTTCCTGGGTCCGACCCGCGGTGGCGGCCGCCCTCGCGGGGTACGAGGCGCTTGGGGTCGGGTCCATGTCGTGGGGCCTGCTGCACACCGATCCGGCGCCGGAGGCATTCCGGCTCGACCGCGAGACCGGAGCGTGCGGACTGATCGACTGGAGTGTCGCGATGAGCGGTCCGCTGCTGTACGACCTCGCGTCGGCGGTGATGTATGTCGGAGGCCTCGACAACGCGGACCACCTGGTGGAGGCGTACCTGGAGGGCAGGACGATGACGAGCGCCGAGGTGGAACACGGCTTGCCGGCCTTGCTCCGGTTCCGCTGGGCGGTGCAGGCTGACTACTTCGCCCGCCGCCTTGTCGCCGACGACCTGACCGGGATCACGAGCGCGGCCGACAACGACGTTGGCCTGGAGAATGCGCGTCGATGGCTCGGCCGCTCGGCGGCTGGCGATCAGTCGTCGAGATCGTAG
- a CDS encoding SMI1/KNR4 family protein: MLDPATVFDESGPFEDRLTDETLRAVEAQLGHRLPAAYVDLARRHNGGAFARAAHPAPRRTSWAKDHVGVYALAAIGRTAEFSLCGPLGSAFWVAEWRYPDIGVYLVDCPSAGHDMIALDYRSPGEPPVVHVDQERDYQITVLAPDFETFVAGLVEQSDYDLDD, translated from the coding sequence GTGCTCGATCCCGCAACTGTCTTCGACGAATCCGGCCCGTTCGAGGATCGGCTCACCGACGAGACCCTACGGGCGGTGGAAGCGCAGCTCGGCCACCGGTTGCCTGCCGCGTACGTGGACCTGGCCCGTCGACACAACGGCGGCGCGTTCGCCCGTGCGGCCCACCCCGCACCCCGCCGAACCTCATGGGCCAAGGACCACGTCGGCGTGTACGCGCTCGCGGCGATCGGCCGGACTGCCGAATTCAGCCTCTGCGGCCCGCTCGGCAGCGCGTTCTGGGTCGCCGAATGGCGCTACCCCGACATCGGCGTCTACCTCGTCGACTGCCCGTCGGCGGGCCACGACATGATCGCCCTCGACTACCGCTCGCCCGGTGAGCCGCCCGTCGTACACGTCGACCAGGAGCGCGACTACCAGATCACGGTCCTCGCCCCCGACTTCGAAACCTTCGTGGCAGGTCTCGTCGAGCAGTCCGACTACGATCTCGACGACTGA
- a CDS encoding adenylate kinase family protein, which yields MAVRRLVLIGPPGAETAEVADRLAGGLGVISTSMLDAVQSAVRAGSQLGDELRRFMNAGQAPPLDLVAATVQRRLGEPDAVGGFVFWSGFPVLPVLRSLEPVGFQLVELVLADAEAARRLTGRRLCRGCGTRWHVESSPTRVDGVCDRCGSGLVHRADDFPAAVAHQLSAYRRQSAPVLARYRLAGSLLSVDATRPPDEIVTELTGRLARS from the coding sequence ATGGCGGTGCGCAGGCTGGTCCTGATCGGGCCGCCCGGCGCGGAGACGGCCGAGGTGGCGGACCGCCTCGCCGGTGGACTCGGCGTCATCTCGACCTCCATGCTGGACGCGGTGCAGTCCGCGGTACGTGCGGGTTCGCAGTTGGGCGACGAGCTGCGTCGGTTCATGAACGCCGGGCAGGCGCCACCGCTCGACCTGGTGGCCGCCACCGTGCAGCGCCGGCTCGGCGAGCCCGACGCGGTCGGCGGCTTCGTCTTCTGGTCGGGGTTTCCGGTGCTGCCGGTGCTGCGGTCGCTGGAGCCGGTGGGGTTCCAGTTGGTCGAGCTGGTCCTGGCCGACGCCGAGGCGGCACGCCGGTTGACGGGGCGTCGTCTGTGCCGGGGATGCGGGACGCGCTGGCACGTCGAGTCGTCGCCGACGCGCGTCGACGGCGTCTGTGACCGGTGCGGGAGCGGGTTGGTCCATCGTGCGGACGACTTCCCGGCGGCCGTCGCCCACCAGTTGAGCGCCTACCGCAGGCAGAGCGCCCCCGTCCTGGCCCGCTACCGCCTCGCGGGTTCCTTGCTCAGCGTCGACGCCACCCGCCCACCGGACGAGATCGTGACCGAGCTGACCGGTCGACTCGCGCGGAGTTGA
- a CDS encoding DUF6959 family protein yields the protein MSQEQAQVLTRGANCAVVQLTGRAFPGIHVQGDTVAALWRQLAEAARTLREEPGDGEALDDLDHAIREVEGFLGFYEATLSERGIRRPY from the coding sequence ATGAGCCAGGAGCAGGCACAGGTGCTGACCCGTGGTGCCAACTGCGCGGTCGTCCAGCTGACGGGCCGGGCATTTCCCGGCATTCATGTCCAGGGCGACACCGTCGCTGCGCTGTGGAGGCAGCTCGCGGAAGCAGCTCGTACGCTGCGCGAGGAGCCCGGTGACGGCGAGGCCCTCGACGACCTGGACCACGCCATCCGCGAGGTGGAGGGCTTCCTCGGCTTCTACGAGGCGACGCTCTCGGAGCGGGGGATCCGGCGGCCGTACTGA
- a CDS encoding ArsR/SmtB family transcription factor — translation MRVTDPQAIKALTHPMRLDLLELLATSSPATAAQCARILGVPQANCSFHLRQLAKYGFVEDAGPGDDRRERQWRIVDPRPTIRIDSGGDQLLRRQLEDVVIDRETAAIRAYTAREQDESPPWRQALGMATAVAALTPEEAADLRAKWLSLLEPYLRRDDDPRSDRRHVRYFFAATPLGETR, via the coding sequence ATGCGCGTCACGGATCCTCAAGCGATCAAGGCCCTGACCCACCCGATGCGGCTCGACCTGCTGGAACTGCTCGCCACCAGCAGCCCGGCCACGGCGGCACAGTGCGCCCGGATCCTCGGCGTGCCGCAGGCGAACTGCTCCTTCCACCTGCGGCAACTGGCCAAGTACGGGTTCGTCGAGGACGCCGGGCCGGGCGACGACCGCCGCGAGCGGCAGTGGCGGATCGTGGACCCGCGGCCAACGATCCGCATCGACTCCGGCGGGGACCAGTTGCTGCGCCGGCAGCTCGAGGACGTGGTCATCGACCGGGAGACCGCCGCGATCCGCGCCTACACCGCCCGCGAGCAGGACGAGAGCCCGCCCTGGCGGCAGGCGCTCGGAATGGCCACCGCGGTGGCCGCGCTGACTCCCGAGGAGGCCGCCGACCTGCGCGCGAAATGGCTGTCCCTGCTGGAGCCCTACCTGCGCCGCGACGACGACCCCCGGTCCGACCGGCGCCACGTCCGTTACTTCTTCGCCGCCACCCCCCTGGGAGAGACCCGATGA
- a CDS encoding MBL fold metallo-hydrolase translates to MNDTTSALDVEWNHGTPRRARTAEPKIQIHWYDERTAILRQSKTVNYEAPFLYLLIGDERALLLDTGATADPQLFPLRATVDELLAQRTGDAAYPLVVAHSHGHNDHVAADPQFADRPATTIVGHDVDAVREFFGFGASWPVGSVFFELGGRELTVLGSPGHHRAAITIHDPRTGILLTGDTVLPGRLYAFDYPAFLATLDRLVAFAEEHEVSHVLGCHVEMRSEPGRDFPIGAGHQPGERAPQLTVAQLTQVRDAAHAVAARRGVHRFDDFLIYNQPRRLDMIKLVARGLAHKALRR, encoded by the coding sequence ATGAACGACACGACCAGCGCCCTCGACGTCGAGTGGAACCACGGCACGCCCCGCCGGGCGCGGACCGCGGAACCGAAGATCCAGATCCACTGGTACGACGAGCGCACCGCCATCCTGCGGCAGAGCAAGACGGTCAACTACGAGGCGCCCTTCCTCTACCTGCTCATCGGCGACGAACGCGCGCTGTTGCTGGACACCGGCGCGACCGCCGATCCGCAACTCTTCCCGCTCCGGGCGACCGTCGACGAACTCCTCGCCCAGCGGACCGGCGACGCGGCGTACCCCTTGGTGGTGGCGCACTCGCACGGGCACAACGACCACGTGGCCGCCGACCCGCAGTTCGCCGACCGGCCGGCGACCACGATCGTCGGCCACGACGTCGACGCGGTACGGGAGTTCTTCGGCTTCGGTGCGTCCTGGCCGGTCGGGTCGGTGTTCTTCGAGCTGGGCGGGCGGGAGCTGACGGTGCTCGGATCGCCGGGCCACCACCGGGCGGCCATCACGATCCACGACCCGCGTACCGGAATCCTGCTCACCGGTGACACGGTCCTGCCCGGACGCCTGTACGCCTTCGACTACCCCGCCTTCCTGGCCACCCTGGACCGGCTGGTCGCCTTCGCCGAAGAGCACGAGGTCAGCCACGTGCTCGGCTGTCACGTCGAGATGCGGTCCGAGCCCGGCCGCGACTTCCCGATCGGCGCCGGCCACCAGCCGGGCGAACGCGCGCCGCAGCTGACCGTCGCGCAGTTGACGCAGGTGCGCGACGCGGCGCACGCGGTGGCGGCGCGGCGCGGCGTGCACCGCTTCGACGACTTCCTGATCTACAACCAGCCCCGCCGGCTGGACATGATCAAGCTGGTGGCGCGGGGACTGGCCCACAAGGCGTTGCGGCGCTGA
- a CDS encoding ABC transporter permease: protein MSDPSTASMVSTRELDRPDAAGQADPGPPAGAQPPEKPRSLLGDAWHDLRRNPLFWVSATLIVLFVVMAAFPSLFTSGDPINGALSRSRVGPSADGWFGYDLQGRDVFARTIYGARASIVVALLATIGTLLFGGALGIVTGYRGGWLDSVLSRISDVFFGMPFMLGALVILTTFNGADRDNSEYKIITMVTVTLVALSWPVVMRLMRSSVLAAKEADYVLAARALGASTSRIVLKHLLPNCLAPLLIYSTIMVGSFIGAEATLSFLGIGLKQPVVSWGISIGESERYVQVSPHMVLFPCAFLVTAVISFVMLGEAIREALDPKLR from the coding sequence ATGAGTGACCCGAGTACCGCGTCGATGGTCAGCACCCGGGAGCTCGACCGACCGGACGCGGCCGGGCAGGCGGACCCCGGGCCACCCGCCGGTGCGCAGCCACCGGAGAAGCCCCGCAGCCTGCTCGGCGACGCGTGGCACGACCTGCGGCGCAACCCGTTGTTCTGGGTCTCGGCCACGCTCATCGTGCTCTTCGTGGTGATGGCCGCGTTCCCGTCCCTGTTCACCTCCGGCGACCCGATCAACGGTGCGCTCTCCCGCAGCCGGGTGGGACCGTCGGCCGACGGCTGGTTCGGGTACGACCTCCAGGGCCGCGACGTGTTCGCCCGGACCATCTACGGTGCCCGCGCCTCGATCGTGGTGGCGCTGCTCGCCACCATCGGCACCCTGCTGTTCGGCGGCGCGCTGGGCATCGTCACGGGCTACCGGGGCGGCTGGCTCGACAGCGTGCTGTCCCGGATCTCGGACGTCTTCTTCGGCATGCCGTTCATGCTCGGCGCGCTCGTCATCCTGACCACGTTCAACGGCGCCGACCGGGACAACAGCGAATACAAGATCATCACCATGGTGACCGTGACCCTGGTCGCGCTGAGCTGGCCGGTCGTGATGCGGCTGATGCGCTCCTCGGTGCTGGCCGCCAAGGAGGCCGACTACGTCCTCGCCGCCCGGGCACTGGGTGCCAGCACGAGCCGGATCGTCCTCAAGCACCTGCTGCCCAACTGCCTGGCACCGCTGCTGATCTACTCGACGATCATGGTCGGCTCGTTCATCGGGGCCGAGGCGACCCTGTCCTTCCTGGGCATCGGGTTGAAGCAGCCGGTGGTGTCCTGGGGCATCTCCATCGGGGAGAGCGAGCGGTACGTCCAGGTCTCGCCGCACATGGTGCTCTTCCCCTGCGCCTTCCTCGTCACCGCCGTGATCAGCTTCGTGATGCTGGGCGAGGCGATCCGCGAGGCACTCGACCCGAAGCTGCGCTGA
- a CDS encoding AraC family transcriptional regulator, with translation MIAALNRLVDLTEQHLTEEFDVDALARTAGTTGYHLRRMFSSLAGMPLSEYVRRRRMTVAATDVVRGRDDLLSIAVRYGYGSTEAFGRAFRAVHGVGPADVRRNGGPLRAQPQLRFRLTVEGSTPMDTRLTDRAAFRLVGHAARVPLIHQGVNPHIQRHVTALPPQEHQRLKALGDTDPAGLLQVCDDLDPDGTELTYLHGVAVSTATPIPGDLDAIEVPAGTWAVFRSSGPHPQALQDTWAATATEWFPANPWRLRPGPSLVATLEHADDFSTATCELWLPVEPS, from the coding sequence GTGATCGCGGCACTCAACCGGCTCGTCGACCTGACCGAGCAGCACCTCACCGAGGAGTTCGACGTCGACGCGCTGGCCCGGACGGCCGGCACGACCGGGTACCACCTGCGGCGGATGTTCTCGTCGCTGGCCGGCATGCCGCTGTCCGAGTACGTCCGCCGACGCCGGATGACCGTCGCCGCCACCGACGTCGTCCGGGGTCGGGACGATCTGCTCAGCATCGCCGTGCGGTACGGCTACGGCTCCACCGAGGCGTTCGGACGTGCCTTCCGGGCGGTCCACGGCGTCGGCCCCGCTGACGTCCGCCGCAACGGTGGCCCCCTTCGCGCACAACCACAGCTCAGGTTCCGCCTGACCGTCGAAGGGAGCACCCCCATGGACACCCGCCTCACCGACCGCGCCGCGTTCCGGCTGGTCGGCCACGCCGCCCGCGTCCCGCTCATCCACCAGGGCGTCAACCCGCACATCCAGCGGCACGTCACCGCACTGCCGCCCCAGGAACACCAGCGACTGAAGGCCCTCGGCGACACCGACCCCGCCGGGCTGCTCCAGGTCTGCGACGACCTCGACCCCGACGGCACCGAACTGACCTACCTGCACGGGGTCGCGGTGTCCACGGCGACGCCGATCCCCGGCGACCTCGACGCCATCGAGGTGCCGGCCGGCACCTGGGCGGTCTTCCGCAGCAGCGGACCGCACCCGCAGGCCCTCCAGGACACCTGGGCGGCGACCGCGACCGAGTGGTTCCCCGCCAACCCGTGGCGGTTGCGACCGGGACCCTCGCTGGTCGCGACCCTGGAGCACGCGGACGACTTCAGCACCGCGACCTGCGAGCTGTGGCTCCCCGTCGAACCGAGCTGA
- a CDS encoding TetR/AcrR family transcriptional regulator, translating into MTGLRERKKAETRAALGWAAIHLTAERGYDNVRVEDIAEAAGVSPRTFNNYFSSKAEAIASRHLDRSRRTAAALRERPADEPLWTALTAAALEQFRPGPEVEAMPTPAHDQWATGVRAMMAEPALQAEGLRANAIAQGELAAAVAERTGTDLATDMYPKLVAAAATAAVTVAMQHYLDSVGPPTPMERLITDAFAQVAAGLPAPPR; encoded by the coding sequence ATGACAGGGCTGCGGGAGCGCAAGAAGGCCGAGACGCGGGCGGCGCTCGGCTGGGCCGCGATCCACCTCACCGCCGAGCGCGGCTACGACAACGTCCGCGTCGAGGACATCGCCGAGGCGGCCGGCGTGTCCCCGCGTACCTTCAACAACTACTTCTCCAGCAAGGCCGAGGCGATCGCCTCCCGCCACCTCGACCGCAGCCGGCGCACCGCCGCCGCGCTGCGCGAACGTCCCGCCGACGAGCCGCTCTGGACGGCGCTCACCGCCGCCGCGCTGGAGCAGTTCCGGCCCGGCCCCGAGGTCGAGGCGATGCCGACCCCGGCGCACGACCAGTGGGCGACCGGCGTCCGCGCCATGATGGCCGAGCCCGCCTTGCAGGCCGAAGGGCTGCGGGCGAACGCGATCGCCCAGGGCGAGCTGGCCGCCGCGGTCGCCGAACGCACCGGCACCGATCTCGCCACCGACATGTATCCGAAGCTCGTCGCGGCCGCGGCCACCGCCGCCGTCACGGTCGCCATGCAGCACTATCTCGACAGCGTCGGCCCGCCCACCCCGATGGAGCGCCTGATCACCGACGCCTTCGCCCAGGTGGCCGCCGGCCTCCCGGCGCCGCCGCGCTGA
- a CDS encoding FAD-dependent monooxygenase — protein MIDVVIAGAGPNGLLLACELALAGVHPVVLEREVTSEREPRANGIVGQVVRLLDRRGLHERLTGDSAPPVPLPAFTFGAFPLDLTMLADNPHYALGVPQARLEATLAARAAELGVDLRRGHEVVDLRQRADAVEVHLADGTQLSCRFLVGADGGRSAVRRLAAIDFPGTTVDRSISRTATVTVPAPFLDPVTGGLRGPGDGVVPPFQHTRTPHGMIVWAPFPGRPAILSTTEWPDAPTRDETPMSLAELRASVARVLGVDIPLGAPDGPGLLRRLTGGNTRIAERYRAGRVLLVGDAAHVHPAIGGPGLNLGLSDAANLGWKLAATVRGWAPPGLLDTYESERRPVAERVVMSTRAQSALIGPGDDVTGLRELFAELLRKPEVTGHVAALMSGADVRYPADPADPLAGRCAPDVVVHGDHGPTRLAELTRTARPLLLGSTGGHADVAAPWRDRVDVVTGALTGTSATALLIRPDCFVAWSAGDADTLRAALTRYFGLPH, from the coding sequence ATGATCGATGTCGTCATCGCCGGAGCCGGCCCGAACGGTCTGCTGCTCGCCTGCGAACTGGCCCTCGCCGGCGTCCACCCGGTCGTCCTCGAACGGGAGGTGACGTCCGAACGCGAGCCGCGCGCCAACGGCATCGTCGGTCAGGTCGTCCGCCTGCTGGACCGGCGCGGCCTGCACGAACGGCTCACCGGGGACAGCGCCCCGCCGGTCCCGCTCCCCGCCTTCACCTTCGGCGCGTTCCCGCTGGACCTGACGATGCTCGCGGACAACCCGCACTACGCGCTCGGCGTGCCGCAGGCCCGATTGGAGGCCACCCTCGCCGCCCGGGCCGCCGAACTCGGGGTGGACCTGCGCCGCGGCCACGAGGTCGTCGACCTCCGCCAGCGAGCCGACGCCGTCGAGGTCCACCTCGCCGACGGTACGCAGCTCAGCTGCCGGTTCCTCGTCGGCGCGGACGGTGGCCGCAGCGCGGTACGCCGCCTCGCCGCCATCGACTTCCCCGGCACCACCGTCGACCGGTCGATCTCCCGTACCGCCACCGTGACCGTCCCCGCCCCCTTCCTCGACCCGGTGACCGGCGGCCTGCGCGGCCCCGGCGACGGCGTCGTCCCGCCGTTCCAGCACACCCGCACGCCGCACGGCATGATCGTCTGGGCCCCGTTCCCCGGCCGCCCGGCGATCCTCAGCACCACCGAGTGGCCCGACGCGCCCACGCGCGACGAGACCCCGATGAGCCTGGCGGAGCTGCGCGCCAGCGTCGCCCGGGTGCTCGGCGTCGACATCCCGCTCGGCGCGCCCGACGGCCCCGGCCTGCTGCGCCGGCTGACCGGCGGCAACACCCGCATCGCCGAGCGGTACCGCGCCGGCCGGGTGCTGCTGGTCGGCGACGCCGCGCACGTGCACCCGGCGATCGGCGGCCCGGGGCTCAACCTCGGCCTCTCCGACGCCGCCAACCTGGGCTGGAAGCTCGCCGCGACGGTACGCGGCTGGGCGCCCCCGGGCCTGCTCGACACGTACGAGTCCGAGCGTCGCCCGGTCGCCGAGCGGGTGGTGATGTCCACCCGGGCCCAGTCGGCGCTGATCGGGCCCGGCGACGACGTCACCGGCCTGCGCGAACTCTTCGCCGAACTGCTGCGCAAGCCGGAGGTGACCGGGCACGTCGCGGCGCTGATGTCCGGCGCGGACGTCCGCTACCCGGCCGACCCCGCCGACCCGCTGGCCGGGCGCTGCGCCCCCGACGTGGTCGTGCACGGCGACCACGGCCCGACCCGCCTCGCCGAGCTGACCCGGACCGCCCGACCGCTGCTGCTGGGCTCCACCGGCGGTCACGCCGACGTCGCCGCGCCCTGGCGGGACCGGGTCGACGTGGTCACCGGCGCGCTGACCGGCACCTCCGCCACTGCGCTGCTGATCCGCCCGGACTGCTTCGTCGCCTGGTCCGCCGGGGACGCCGACACGCTGCGCGCCGCCCTCACCCGCTACTTCGGCCTTCCGCACTGA
- a CDS encoding DapH/DapD/GlmU-related protein → MQEIDLPAFLDHVDRGEAIAGGSPEHRFMHGAAQEALRIVAELNGGYRTPEEVRALLARLTGREVHDSVTVFPPFYSEFGRNLRLGRDVFVNIGCRFQDTGGITIGDGTLIGHGSTLTTLNHHADPHRRGDMIPAPIVLGRRVWLGAAVTVVPGVTIGDGAIVGAGSVVTRDVPANAVVAGVPARFIRATGFDASAD, encoded by the coding sequence ATGCAGGAGATCGACCTACCGGCCTTCCTCGATCACGTCGACCGTGGCGAGGCGATCGCGGGCGGCTCGCCTGAACACCGGTTCATGCACGGCGCGGCCCAGGAGGCCCTGCGGATCGTCGCCGAACTCAACGGCGGATACCGCACCCCCGAGGAGGTACGGGCGCTGCTGGCACGACTCACCGGCCGGGAGGTGCACGACTCGGTCACCGTCTTCCCGCCCTTCTACAGCGAGTTCGGCAGGAACCTGCGGCTCGGCCGGGACGTCTTCGTCAACATCGGCTGCCGCTTCCAGGACACCGGCGGGATCACGATCGGGGACGGCACGCTCATCGGCCACGGCAGCACCCTGACCACGCTCAACCACCACGCCGACCCGCACCGGCGCGGCGACATGATTCCGGCGCCGATCGTGCTCGGCCGTCGGGTGTGGCTCGGCGCGGCGGTGACCGTGGTTCCGGGCGTCACGATCGGCGACGGGGCGATCGTCGGTGCCGGCTCGGTCGTGACCAGGGACGTACCGGCGAACGCCGTCGTGGCCGGCGTCCCCGCCCGGTTCATCCGGGCCACCGGCTTCGACGCCTCCGCCGACTGA
- a CDS encoding zinc-dependent alcohol dehydrogenase family protein: protein MRGVVMYGPGDVRVEEREDPRIVEPTDAIIRLTATCICGSDLWPYRGAEPVDHQVMGHEYVGVVEEVGADVRTIRVGDFVVGSFWASDNTCEICRAGYQAYCPHRVLMGTLGTQSERARVPLADGTLVATPGMPEPDLIPSLMAASDVLGTGWFAAVAAQAGPGRTVAVVGDGAVGLLGVLAARQLGAERVIAFSRHPDRQALARDFGATDIVEERGDAGVARIQELTGGLGAHSVIEAVGTQEAMMQAIRSARPGGHVGFVGVSHDVAVPGDELFMAGVHLHGGPAPVRQYLPELIRLIWDRTIDPGKVFDLTLPLDRAADGYRAMDRRTATKVLLTL from the coding sequence ATGCGTGGAGTCGTCATGTACGGACCCGGGGACGTCCGGGTCGAGGAGCGCGAGGACCCGAGGATCGTCGAACCGACCGACGCGATCATCCGCCTCACGGCGACCTGCATCTGCGGCAGCGACCTGTGGCCGTACCGGGGCGCCGAGCCGGTCGACCACCAGGTGATGGGGCACGAGTACGTCGGTGTCGTCGAGGAGGTCGGTGCCGACGTCCGCACGATCAGGGTCGGCGACTTCGTCGTCGGCTCCTTCTGGGCCTCCGACAACACCTGCGAGATCTGCCGGGCCGGTTACCAGGCGTACTGCCCGCACCGGGTGCTGATGGGCACCCTCGGTACGCAGTCCGAGCGGGCCCGGGTCCCGCTGGCCGACGGCACCCTGGTGGCCACCCCGGGGATGCCCGAGCCGGACCTGATCCCGTCCCTGATGGCGGCGTCCGACGTGCTGGGTACCGGCTGGTTCGCCGCGGTCGCCGCCCAGGCCGGCCCCGGCCGTACGGTGGCGGTGGTCGGCGACGGCGCGGTCGGCCTGCTCGGCGTCCTCGCCGCCCGGCAGCTCGGCGCCGAGCGCGTCATCGCCTTCAGCCGCCACCCGGACCGGCAGGCGCTCGCCCGCGACTTCGGCGCCACCGACATCGTCGAGGAGCGGGGCGACGCCGGCGTCGCGCGGATCCAGGAGCTGACCGGCGGGCTGGGGGCGCACTCGGTCATCGAGGCCGTCGGCACCCAGGAGGCGATGATGCAGGCGATCAGGTCGGCCCGCCCCGGTGGACACGTGGGCTTCGTCGGCGTCTCCCACGACGTCGCCGTCCCCGGTGACGAACTCTTCATGGCCGGCGTACACCTGCACGGCGGACCGGCCCCGGTGCGGCAGTACCTGCCCGAGCTGATCCGGCTCATCTGGGACCGCACCATCGACCCCGGCAAGGTCTTCGACCTGACCCTGCCGCTGGACCGGGCGGCCGACGGCTACCGCGCCATGGATCGGCGCACCGCCACCAAGGTCCTGCTGACCCTCTGA